DNA from Quercus lobata isolate SW786 chromosome 1, ValleyOak3.0 Primary Assembly, whole genome shotgun sequence:
ACTACGAAATGTTGGAGCACCCCATATTAAAAGGACCCCATATTTATCGaactaaaattaaacaaaaatgcaaataaGAAATGGAtggaaagcaataaataaatggaaaaaaattatgaagggAACGATCAAACTAAAttgttacattttaaaatttgaaagacCAAAATCAAACACACTCCATACTTGAAGGACCAAAAATTCAGTTTACCCTAAGttcaatttcttatatgttGCTCCCTGTTACAATATTATAGCTAGCCATCAGAGTTCATATGATGGCACTAATTCTTGGTTCATACAATTCTTTAACATGACATGACAAACCACTTATTAGAGGATTAGATTTTTCAATTGACGCATTGTATATTATTTGTATAGGAGGTCATACAATTGGACTATCTAGGTGTCTTCTCTTCAGCAATAGGCTGTTCAACTTCGCCGGAACAGGCAATCCAGACAGTACTTTGGATACGAATATGTTGTCCGATTTGCAAAATATATGCCCAGTGAATGGTGATGCAAACAAGGCAACATTCCTGGATCGAAACTCAAATGATTTGTTTGACAACCACTACTTTCAGAACTTGATCAATAGAAAGGGTCTTCTTAGTTCTGACCAAATTTTATTCTCTAGTGATGAGGCCAAAACGACAACCCTAAGTTTGGTCCAAAGATACAGCACTAATAGTGCACTTTTCTTTGCGGACTTTGCTAATTCCATGATCAAGATGGGGAATATAAGTCCACTTACTGGGTCCAGTGGACAGATCAGAAAGAACTGTAGGGTTGTGAACTCATAAATTGTGTTGAACTTAACAAGGATTTGAtttgggaaaaaagaagaagatatgtACTAAAGTATGCTACTCGTTGTATCATGTATGATCAGTGTAGTCATGTATCATAGTGACATATTTTGAGTCTCTATGGTGTGGTTTTATTGCTGGCTTTTTTCTAACTAGTTCTCTTGAATCCTGTAGCGAATGATTTTCCATTTGATAACCGTATAGAGAAATTGTGAAAGCTCACATCTTCGATCAGTTTTTTTATGGCAGTGTGAAAGTTCTCAtacaatttattgaaatttaaaattaatcaatttgcaTGCACACAAACAATAAAATCTTGATCCAGCATTTaaggcatttgttaatgaatcatttaaaaaaaaaaaattaataccacttttatgagaaatataaaatctatagaaaaaaaaaaatttatttttcctaaaaaatttaaaaaaaattaaaaggttaGCATTACAATAACATGGTTTGGATAATTCTATGCTTTAATGTTAAGTACTTAAATCTACTATCAAACGCGTTCCAAATCTCAAAAACACCATATTCATAAATTCTCACAAATACAAATCAACTCAAATCTCCAAAATATTCACAAGACAAAAGCTATCTTCACTCTTCAGTCTCTTCCACACACAAAAGTTACACAAATATATAGGGACTGCCCCCACGGATACTTAGTTTCATACCAATGTGGGACTAACACTCTTAATGAGAATTAATATATCTTGGTGGAGGACAAAGATATTGATTATTGACGCTGATTGATCAACAACAGTCGTCGTCAAACCAATGGGTATTGGGTTGGTCGTGAGGTTAGAATTAGGCATGAATGAGATTTTCGTGATCAATTGGGTAGTCAAAGGCCGTCGATGGGCAAGTTGGATCAAATCTAAGTCTAAGTTGTTAGAGCACATCATCAACCCACAATTGCTAAGGCAAATATGTGAGGGGTGTGCAACTGACCCACTTCGGtctattttggttaatttggtTCACTTCGACTTATTTGATCCacttctttaaatttcaaagtAAAGAATTCTAAAGATCgggtaatttattttatataagtcATCAAGCCGAACTATGTTAATTCActtattttttcattctctctctacatcattttattttaacccCTTAGAGTTAGTCTCGATGATTTGTGTGTTAAATTAGGTCATTTATTGGGAGTTCAAGTGATAGTCCAATGATAATAATATTCTTCTATGATTCGAATCCCACTTCTCTTTCTCCCCCACTATCTGTCGTGTAATTCATTATTTATATCCTTCACTTCACTCAGGAGGATATCTGTACCTTGTTATGCaatgatttcaaataatttttcaagaGAGCCATGATCTACATCATTCTCATTTCGTATGTCATGGGCCTCATGGCAACTATTAGGTGATGGTTCATCTAAATGTCAAAACCTAACTAGTGCGTACTGGGTGTGTGACGCATATATGGACAACCAAGTAAACATTTTGTATCATGGTTAGTTGTTCAATCAAAATGTCAAACCACAGATAACAATTTTAAAACCAACATCTCTAATTGGGTACTATGGAATATCCTAACTAAGGTTAATAAATTCCATAAATAAGATAAGACAAGATATGGTTAATTAAAGCATTAAAAATGAGGGGCCAAAATGAAAATGGTTAAATAAATTGAATGAACTAGAAAATGGAGTAAAGatgcaaaagagagaaaatattaagGTTATGTCATTACGTGGTTTAACTTGGCGGCCTATATCTATGGTGTAAACCCTTAGACAGCTAAATTTCTATTATGTGATGAAGTATATTACACAAAAAACCCTaatatggtatatatatatatatatatatatatatatatatatataacatctgTCGGCCTATATCCACAGTGTAAAACTCTTACATAACTACATCTATATTATGTGATGAAGTATATTACACAAAGAACCCTAATATGGTATATATGATATAAGAGCTATAAGGTCTAGAGTTAGCCCctagattaacttttttttttttttttgagaatcagccCCTAGATTAACTTAATTTAATTACTAAGTCTGGCATATTGAACCAATGCACAATAAACCACTATAAAATTATCTTTACTAAAACCCAGAATGCTAATaccaacaaaatttaaatcttaaacATTCTTAATGCACGCATATCTAAATCGTGCACCCAAGTGGTGGCAAAAAGCTTGAGCTCTTCCACAAGCACTAATGCTTCTGACTGTGTTTTGATTCATGAACTTGCATGAGAAGGTCATTTTCTATGCAATCTGATAACTATGAACCCACTACTCTTTCAATTAACTATCATGTCGGTAATATTAAAACTACTAATCTCTTTAGATTTATTTAAGTATCAATTTCATCGCAGTCATGAATTCAGGCAGACATTATCTGCAGCAGCCATACATCATCAGCACTTATAAAGTAACaacatatcaattttattatagtagattataaaattgctaattctctcattctctcGGCTATAAATTAAGCCTGAAAGATATTGCATGCCTCAAAGCCTTAACACTTACATTAAATTATCTTTCTGAGTTCTTTGCATCCCTTAACTACTTGTGTGGAAGCTATTAAAATAACCATGAAGAAGTCTAATAGCTTCTATGGTTATTCTTTGATTTTGGCTTTCTTTATGTTGTTCCTTGCTGCAAGGTCTCAACTTAATACAGATTTTTATAACACATCATGTCCAAATCTTCTCACTATTGTGAGGACACAGGTGCAAAATGCTATTAAGGTTGAAACGCGTATGGCTGCCTCTTTGCTTCGGCTTCACTTCCATGATTGCTTTGTGAATGTAAGTTCaagcatcaatttttttttgtctacaCTTAATGGCCATCAAATTTGTTCTGTCATTTGTCTATATAGACTATATTTCTTGACTTTTAAAGGTGTTTTTACCATATTTTGCTTGTTTCATGAGAAAGATAACCCTACGTCATGAAagggtttataatttttaagtaatGAGACTAATTTATTCTATGAAAAGCTGAAGAATTCAGCGAAACCTCTCGATTAATGCTTGTCAAATTAAGGagtttttcatttctaaaaagGATATCAACAAGGACACTCAAAGTATTCCTTGCTACTCTTATTTATCCCTAAAGTACTTTCTTTTAATACATTAGAAGTGAATATGCCTATGAAGCCACTCTTTCATATTTTTAACTTCCTTTTGTATTTAAATTAAGGGCCTCATTGTTATATCACAAATAATTAGGAAAACTTTCTTTACTCTTAATGCATAGGGTTGCGATGGATCAATACTATTGGATGGAAGCGATGGTGAGAAGTTTGCTCTACCTAACTTAAACTCAGTTAGAGGATTTGAAGTTGTGGATAATATCAAAAGCTCTGTGGAGAGTGCATGCCCTGGTGTTGTATCATGTGCTGATATACTAGCTATAGCTGCCCGAGATTCTGTACTCTTAGTAAGTTTACATCCTTTTTTTCTCTAGTTGACATGTATATATGATCACTATTCACTAGTAgaataatatatacaatttaatatttGGTAGCAACTTTAGGTTAAAGATAATGAAATAGAGGTCATTTATAAgtttcaccctttttttttagaattatagAGTTAAGAATATACATAGCCAACTCTAATTACTTTGTTAAGGTATCCCTTGTCATccccaaaattttattactaaGACTTAGTTGTCATTGTCGTTGTATATAGTTGCATTTACATGCTAAACAGCTAATTAGAATCAGTAAAATAACATTAGGGAATATTTAATGTTGAAGGAACTTCAAGTACACACTAAATTACCACACAAAACAAGTCTTATGAAATCTGAGTTCAAAATTATCTTTCAAcatttatcatgttttttaatgGCTTGCAGAGTGGAGGACCAATATGGAAGGTTCTGTTGGGCAGAAGAGATGGACTTGTGGCAAACCAAACGGGAGCAAATAATGGGCTTCCTTCTCCATTTGACAACTTGGGTAATATCACTCTTAAGTTTGCAAATGTAGGTCTCAATGTCACAGACGTGGTGTCCTTATCAGGTACTtaaattttgcataaattacACTATAAATTTAACTAACATAACATGCCATTGAAGCATGTTTAGCAAAAGTTCTCTCAAATTCACCAAACTAAAATTGCCTTTATAAATATAAgggtaaaatgtcattttttttttttttaatttatccctcaaataTGGGGTATGCATTGCTAGGTTTTAGTTTCTTAATtttcaaatgtttaattttgatctttcaaaattttaaaatataacaattaaGGGCTCGTTTGGTACAtgtatttaaaaactaaaaattgttatttgaaaacatgtatgaaaatacgtgtggatgaaaaagtgtgtaaaaatacgtgtaatgttgtttaaaaacttaaaattgttgtttgaaaatacaaaccaaacaccccctaaatcATTGCACCCATTTTTCTATTTAGGTGGCTAGTGGAATGTTAGAGCACCCCCATAATAAGGGATCCCTATACTTAAGGAACTAAAACCAATCCAACCTTTAAAGGACTAAATTCGAACAAAAATGCAAATAAGAAATGAAtggaaagcaataaataaatgaaaaatagacAAAGGGGTCAAAACAAAATGGTTACATTttagtgggttccagttagtttaactggtaaagttttttatagTTGAATGAGAAATCTAAAATTCAATCcccgtctacaccaaaaattgattgatgcCTTGATCTGATAAGCGGACATCATATgttgaaactctttaaaaaaaaatggttacattttaaagtttggaagaccaaaatcaaatattttaaaatgatgGACCAAAATCAAACAAAGTCCATATTAAGAGAGCAAAAATACAGTTTACCCTacctttaattattattttcattttcaaaatttttatatgttactctctcttataaattataatatcaaaattttcctaaaattatttatttataaaaactttaaaaacatcTATTAACCAGACCCTTCTTTAATATGGCCAACCACTGATAATTTGTAATCACACATATACATATTCCCTCTAACATTCATTTACCGTTTTTAgatgtttatatttttcaatcgaTGCATTGTATAGGAGGTCATACGATTGGACAAGCTAGGTGTGCCGTCTTCAGCAATAGGTTGTATAACTTCTCGGGACCAGGCATTCCGGACAGTACTTTGGATACGAATATGTTGTCCGATTTGCAAAATTTATGCCCAGTGAATGGTGATGGAAACAAGACAACATTCCTGGATCGAAACTCAACTGATTTGTTTGACAACCACTACTTTCAGAACTTGCTTAATCAAAAGGGCCTTCTTGGTTCTGACCAAATTTTATTCTCTAGTGACGAGGCCAAAACCACAACCCAAAGTTTGGTACAAAGTTACAGCACTAATCCTAGTCGTTTCTTTGCTGACTTTCTTAATTCCATGATCAAGATGGGAAATATAAGTCCACTTACTGGGTCCAATGGAGAGATCAGAAAGAACTGTAGGGTTGTGAACTCATAAACTGTGCAGAACACAAGAAGGATTTAATGGAggaaaaaacaatatatatatatatatacacacacatatgtgtatgtgtgtgtacaCTAAAGTCTGCTACTCGGTATATGGTCAGTGTAGTCATGTATCATTGGGCCTTGTTTTAATTCTCTATAGTGTGGTTTTATTGCTGTTTTTTTCATTACTATAGTTCGAAATGTATCTTAAATAATTTGGGATATGTAATGCAAAATAGAATGAAGGCTTGAAAATCAATTTATAACCGGTGTCTATAATCCAGTAGCCAATGATTTTCCATTTAATAACTATACAGAGAAATTGTAACATCTCACATCTTCAGTTTTTATGGCAGCAAAAGTTCCCATTCCAAATatcattgaaattttaaattaggaTAAATCGCATTCACACCAACagtaaaatcttttttttttttttttttaagttgatgTGTGAATATACGTAGTTTGGCTAATTCGATGCTTACATATAACATTCAACCGCATTCATAAACCtcacatatataaaataattcagTTAGTCCCCAAAATAAAGTCTACTACCTTCTAAAGTAAATCCCCAAAATAGTCAAAGGCCATCAATTGGCAAGTTTAGTCAAATCTAAGGTTGTGAAGCCCATCAATTGACAATCATGCATCATGCATGCACCAAGCAAAATTTATGACTCTCTATCTCCTTTACAATGCCAATGTCAGGAGCGGGATTTGGAGGATGCCCTAGGTGGTGGTGGATTCACCATGAATAGTGGTTTGaacaccaatatatatatatatatatatatatatatatgcatatatatatatatatatgtgtgtgtgtgtgtgtgtagagaTATTCAGTTATACTAATTACAACGGAATTAAGCTCATGAATTATACTATAAAAACTTTGGGAGTGAGTGATTAAACATAGATAAAGACACAAAACAACAATATCAGATAATCAATCTGGATTTATGCCTCTGTATGTG
Protein-coding regions in this window:
- the LOC115977808 gene encoding peroxidase N-like; this encodes MKKSNSFYGYSLILAFFMLFLAARSQLNTDFYNTSCPNLLTIVRTQVQNAIKVETRMAASLLRLHFHDCFVNGCDGSILLDGSDGEKFALPNLNSVRGFEVVDNIKSSVESACPGVVSCADILAIAARDSVLLSGGPIWKVLLGRRDGLVANQTGANNGLPSPFDNLGNITLKFANVGLNVTDVVSLSGGHTIGQARCAVFSNRLYNFSGPGIPDSTLDTNMLSDLQNLCPVNGDGNKTTFLDRNSTDLFDNHYFQNLLNQKGLLGSDQILFSSDEAKTTTQSLVQSYSTNPSRFFADFLNSMIKMGNISPLTGSNGEIRKNCRVVNS